A single genomic interval of Dyella sp. GSA-30 harbors:
- a CDS encoding sulfate ABC transporter substrate-binding protein → MLPRLVSTALLALCLAATASRAADVSLLNVSYDPTRELYRDINEAFAAQWKQQHGDDVSIHMSHGGSGKQARSVSEGLRADVVTLALAYDIDAIAARGWLARNWQQRLPDHATPYTSTIVFMVRKGNPKRIHDWDDLVKPGVQVITPNPKTSGGARWNFLAAWGYALKKYHGNEDETRAFVRTLYKHVPVLDAGARGATSTFAQRGIGDVLLAWENEAMLAKQRLGENDFEIIRPSISILAEPPVAIVDKNVERHGTRALAQAYLQFLYSPQGQLLAAKNYYRPRSMSAAGAYAAQFPPIVTFTLSEMFGTWQQAQDKFFRDGGVFDHFGANGGF, encoded by the coding sequence ATGCTGCCTCGTCTTGTATCCACCGCTCTGCTCGCCCTGTGCCTTGCGGCGACAGCTTCGCGGGCGGCGGATGTGAGCCTGCTCAATGTGTCTTATGACCCGACGCGTGAACTGTATCGGGACATCAATGAAGCGTTTGCCGCGCAGTGGAAGCAACAACATGGCGACGATGTATCGATTCACATGTCCCATGGCGGTTCGGGCAAGCAGGCCCGTTCCGTCTCCGAAGGCTTGCGCGCGGACGTGGTGACGTTGGCGCTCGCCTACGATATCGATGCCATCGCGGCACGCGGCTGGCTGGCCAGAAACTGGCAGCAGCGTCTGCCCGACCACGCCACCCCGTACACCTCGACAATTGTTTTCATGGTGCGCAAAGGCAATCCGAAGCGCATCCACGACTGGGATGATCTGGTCAAACCCGGCGTGCAGGTGATCACGCCCAATCCGAAGACCTCAGGCGGCGCGCGCTGGAACTTCCTGGCGGCATGGGGCTATGCACTGAAGAAGTACCACGGCAACGAAGACGAGACGCGCGCTTTTGTGCGTACGCTGTACAAGCACGTACCCGTGCTGGATGCCGGTGCGCGCGGCGCAACCAGCACATTTGCCCAACGCGGCATCGGCGATGTACTGCTGGCGTGGGAGAACGAAGCCATGCTCGCGAAACAACGCCTGGGCGAGAACGACTTCGAAATCATCCGACCGTCGATCAGCATCCTGGCCGAACCACCGGTGGCGATCGTGGACAAGAACGTCGAACGCCATGGCACGCGTGCGCTGGCACAGGCCTACCTGCAGTTCCTGTATTCACCGCAAGGGCAATTACTCGCGGCGAAAAACTATTATCGCCCGCGTTCGATGAGTGCCGCTGGCGCATATGCCGCGCAGTTTCCGCCGATCGTCACCTTCACGCTGAGCGAGATGTTCGGCACCTGGCAGCAGGCGCAGGACAAATTCTTTCGCGATGGTGGCGTGTTCGATCATTTCGGCGCGAACGGAGGCTTTTGA
- the ubiA gene encoding 4-hydroxybenzoate octaprenyltransferase, producing the protein MLDWLLQKLPPRVREKALDYLVLTRMDRPIGALLLLWPTWWALWLAAGDFPPVKLLVIFTLGVFAMRAAGCAINDFADRKLDPQVARTAGRPIASGRVTPREALIVFAALLVFAFVLVLFTNKFTILLSFGGAALAAIYPFTKRYTNLPQVVLGAAFGWSIPMAFAAVSNTVPPLGWLLFIANILWSVIYDTQYAMVDRDEDIKAGAKSTAILFGDADLPILGILMGTFALAMLFVGQRANLGWLYWLALVAALGLFAWQLWSIRTRDRQACLTAFRNNNWLGMVLWIGIVLALAFR; encoded by the coding sequence GTGCTGGACTGGCTGCTGCAGAAGTTGCCGCCGCGGGTGCGCGAGAAGGCGTTGGACTATCTGGTGCTTACGCGCATGGATCGGCCGATCGGCGCGCTATTGCTGCTGTGGCCGACCTGGTGGGCGCTATGGCTGGCGGCGGGCGATTTCCCGCCGGTCAAATTGCTGGTGATCTTTACCTTGGGCGTGTTCGCGATGCGCGCGGCCGGCTGCGCGATCAACGATTTTGCCGACCGCAAGCTCGATCCCCAGGTGGCACGCACGGCGGGCAGGCCGATCGCCAGCGGGCGCGTGACGCCGCGCGAAGCGCTGATCGTCTTTGCCGCGCTGCTGGTGTTCGCGTTCGTGCTGGTGCTGTTCACCAACAAGTTCACGATACTGCTGTCGTTCGGCGGTGCCGCGTTGGCGGCGATCTATCCCTTCACCAAGCGCTATACGAATCTCCCGCAGGTGGTGCTGGGCGCCGCGTTCGGCTGGTCCATTCCGATGGCCTTCGCGGCTGTTTCAAACACCGTGCCGCCGCTGGGGTGGCTGTTGTTTATCGCCAACATCCTGTGGTCGGTGATCTACGACACCCAGTACGCCATGGTCGATCGCGACGAGGACATCAAGGCGGGGGCGAAGTCCACCGCAATCCTTTTCGGCGACGCGGATCTGCCCATTCTGGGCATCCTGATGGGAACATTCGCGCTAGCCATGCTGTTTGTCGGCCAACGCGCGAACCTCGGCTGGCTGTACTGGCTGGCGCTGGTCGCCGCACTCGGTCTGTTCGCCTGGCAGCTCTGGTCGATTCGTACGCGCGATCGCCAGGCCTGCCTGACGGCCTTTCGCAACAACAACTGGCTGGGCATGGTGCTATGGATCGGCATCGTACTGGCGCTCGCATTTCGCTGA
- a CDS encoding cupin domain-containing protein has product MSNTPRELLKAEAIAAMEAQVRPHTLNPNAVRLRKSLGDLTGLTQLGAHLITLMPGHESSEYHRHLYEEEFVYVLSGVGEALIDEQIHAVGPGDFLGFPRGGVAHVLKNTGSEPLTMLVAGQRLEQDICDYPHVKKRLYIYGDRGDIVDFEHIRSDD; this is encoded by the coding sequence ATGTCGAACACACCACGCGAACTGTTGAAGGCCGAAGCCATCGCCGCGATGGAAGCGCAAGTCCGGCCGCACACGCTCAACCCCAACGCCGTCCGCCTGCGAAAGTCGCTCGGAGACCTCACCGGCCTGACCCAGCTGGGCGCGCATCTGATTACGCTGATGCCCGGGCACGAGTCGAGCGAATATCACCGCCACCTTTACGAAGAAGAATTCGTCTACGTGCTCTCGGGCGTCGGCGAAGCGCTTATCGACGAGCAGATCCATGCCGTCGGTCCCGGTGATTTCCTGGGCTTTCCGCGTGGCGGCGTCGCGCATGTCCTGAAGAACACCGGCTCGGAACCCCTGACCATGCTGGTGGCCGGGCAACGCCTGGAACAGGATATCTGCGATTACCCGCACGTGAAAAAGCGCCTTTATATCTATGGCGATCGCGGTGACATCGTGGATTTCGAACATATCCGGTCCGACGACTGA
- the ilvA gene encoding threonine ammonia-lyase, biosynthetic, producing the protein MSALADDTVDLADTQHDLLRRVLSAQVYDVARETALEQAPLLSARLGQHILLKREDQQPVFSFKLRGAYNKMATLDDAQRARGVIAASAGNHAQGVALAAARLGVRATIVMPVTAPQVKVDAVRRFGGSSVTVVLAGDSYSDAQAHAALLQTQHDFTLVHPFDDLDVIAGQGTIGMEILRQHPKALHAIFVPIGGGGLIAGIAAYVKALRPEIRIIGVQANDADAMARSLEAGKRIALDEVGLFADGTAVKQPGERTYALCSKYVDEVLRVDTDAICAAIRDIFHETRSVPEPSGALALAGLKQYVARTQVRNETLAAIVSGANLNFDRLRFVAERAEVGERHEAIFAVTIPEERGSFRRFCATLGDRNITEFNYRIGNATDAHIFVGIQTRNHAENTTLLQAFKAEGFAALDLTDDELAKLHLRHMVGGRSALAHDEQLYRFDFPERPGALTRFLDHMHPDWNISLFHYRNHGADYGRILVGIQVPTEERGVFTQFLSRLGYPYKNETANPAYRLLLKD; encoded by the coding sequence ATGAGCGCACTTGCCGACGACACGGTCGATCTCGCCGATACGCAGCATGACTTGTTGCGTCGCGTGTTGTCGGCTCAGGTCTACGACGTAGCGCGTGAGACGGCGCTGGAACAGGCGCCGCTGCTGTCGGCGCGCCTGGGCCAGCACATTCTGCTCAAACGCGAAGACCAGCAGCCGGTGTTCTCGTTCAAGCTGCGCGGCGCCTACAACAAGATGGCTACGCTGGACGATGCTCAACGGGCACGCGGCGTCATTGCGGCCTCCGCGGGGAATCACGCGCAGGGCGTCGCCCTGGCTGCAGCGAGGCTCGGTGTACGCGCGACCATCGTGATGCCGGTGACGGCGCCGCAGGTAAAAGTCGACGCGGTGCGACGCTTCGGTGGGTCATCGGTCACTGTCGTGCTGGCCGGCGATTCCTATAGCGACGCCCAGGCGCACGCGGCGTTACTGCAGACCCAGCATGATTTCACCCTGGTCCATCCGTTCGACGACCTGGACGTGATTGCCGGCCAGGGCACGATCGGCATGGAGATACTGCGGCAACACCCCAAGGCTCTGCACGCGATCTTCGTACCGATCGGCGGCGGCGGTCTGATTGCCGGCATCGCAGCCTATGTAAAAGCACTGCGCCCGGAGATACGCATCATCGGCGTGCAGGCCAACGATGCCGATGCCATGGCGCGCTCGCTGGAGGCGGGAAAACGCATCGCGCTGGATGAAGTCGGACTGTTCGCCGACGGTACCGCCGTAAAGCAGCCCGGCGAACGGACCTACGCCTTGTGCAGCAAGTATGTCGATGAGGTCCTGCGCGTGGACACGGATGCGATATGTGCGGCGATTCGCGATATTTTCCACGAAACGCGTAGCGTTCCCGAACCGTCCGGTGCCCTGGCGCTGGCAGGGCTCAAGCAATATGTCGCACGTACGCAGGTGCGCAACGAAACCCTGGCCGCGATCGTTTCCGGCGCCAATCTCAATTTCGACCGCCTGCGTTTCGTTGCCGAGCGCGCGGAGGTCGGTGAACGCCATGAGGCCATTTTTGCCGTCACCATTCCCGAGGAGCGCGGCAGCTTTCGCCGCTTCTGCGCAACGCTTGGCGATCGCAACATCACCGAGTTCAACTACCGCATCGGTAATGCCACCGATGCGCATATCTTCGTCGGCATCCAGACGCGCAACCATGCGGAGAACACCACGCTGCTGCAAGCGTTCAAGGCCGAAGGCTTCGCCGCCCTCGATCTGACCGACGACGAACTGGCCAAGCTGCACCTGCGCCATATGGTCGGCGGTCGTTCCGCGCTGGCCCACGACGAACAGCTCTACCGCTTCGATTTTCCCGAACGTCCCGGTGCACTCACCCGCTTTCTCGATCATATGCATCCGGACTGGAATATCAGCCTGTTTCATTACCGCAACCACGGTGCCGATTACGGCCGCATCCTGGTGGGTATCCAGGTGCCGACGGAGGAGCGCGGGGTGTTTACCCAGTTCCTTTCCAGGCTCGGCTATCCGTACAAGAACGAAACCGCCAATCCGGCTTACCGTCTACTGCTAAAGGATTGA
- the ilvN gene encoding acetolactate synthase small subunit: MKHTLSILLQNEAGALVRVAGLFAARNCNIDSLTVAITQDPGVSQLTLVMHGAEGTVQQIIEQTRKLVDVIEVSRPVSLLHS, from the coding sequence ATGAAACATACACTTTCCATTTTGCTGCAGAACGAAGCCGGCGCCCTGGTTCGCGTCGCCGGACTGTTTGCCGCGCGCAACTGCAATATCGATTCGCTGACGGTAGCGATCACCCAGGACCCCGGTGTGTCCCAGCTGACACTGGTCATGCATGGCGCGGAAGGTACCGTGCAGCAGATCATCGAGCAGACGCGCAAGCTGGTCGATGTCATCGAGGTCAGCCGCCCGGTATCCCTGCTGCACTCATGA
- the ilvB gene encoding biosynthetic-type acetolactate synthase large subunit yields the protein MKAPLHITPTEPTQSEHPLAGQTMSGAEVVVQVLADEGVHVLFGYSGGAILPVYDAVFRYNATHIGPDGGEPMPLIVPANEQGAGFMAAGYARASGKVGVAIVTSGPGATNMVTPVRDSMADSIPMVVISGQVPTTAIGSDAFQEAPISNIMSSCAKHVFLLTDPAQLEVTLRTAFEIARSGRPGPVVVDIPKDVQNAPLTFAGHGVLPIPGYRARLRAIDEAYLSDEACAAFFQALSTAKRPLIYAGGGVIASGAADALKRFVDTFGFPVTTTLMALGAYDTTEPLALHMLGMHGTAYANYAVEDCDFLFALGARFDDRVAGVPDQFAPRARTVAQIDIDPAEIGKVKAVDWRHIGDLRSSLHRLCDYGQTHGLHRDSATRYAPWHAHIAELKQIHALGYDRDSSLVQPYAVIEEINRHTQGRAIISTGVGQHQMWSAQYFDFREPRHWLSSGSMGTMGFGLPAAIGAQFARRDSIVIDIDGDASIRMNLGELETVTTYGLPVKIVVLNNFGDGMVRQWQKLFFKGRFASSDKSLHRKDFIKAAQADGFEWAKRLERPEEVADMVAEFIAFPGPAFLEVLIDPDAGVYPMVGPGASYAQMITGDFIAARDSAAAHASTTDMF from the coding sequence ATGAAGGCCCCACTGCACATCACGCCAACGGAACCCACGCAAAGCGAGCACCCGCTCGCCGGGCAAACCATGAGCGGCGCCGAAGTAGTGGTCCAGGTACTGGCCGACGAAGGCGTGCATGTTCTGTTTGGTTATTCCGGCGGCGCCATCCTGCCGGTCTATGACGCTGTGTTCCGCTATAACGCCACGCATATCGGACCTGATGGCGGCGAACCGATGCCATTGATCGTGCCGGCGAACGAACAAGGTGCCGGCTTTATGGCCGCCGGTTACGCGCGCGCGTCCGGCAAGGTCGGCGTGGCGATCGTCACGTCCGGTCCGGGCGCCACCAATATGGTGACGCCGGTACGCGATTCGATGGCCGACTCGATCCCGATGGTGGTGATCAGCGGCCAGGTGCCAACGACGGCGATCGGCAGCGATGCCTTTCAAGAGGCACCGATCAGCAACATCATGAGTTCGTGCGCTAAACACGTATTTCTGCTGACCGACCCGGCACAACTGGAAGTCACGCTGCGTACGGCATTCGAGATCGCACGCAGCGGGCGACCCGGCCCAGTGGTGGTCGATATCCCGAAGGACGTACAAAACGCGCCGCTGACCTTTGCAGGCCACGGGGTCTTGCCCATTCCCGGTTACCGGGCGCGCCTGCGTGCCATCGACGAAGCGTATCTGAGCGATGAGGCATGCGCGGCATTCTTCCAGGCGCTGTCCACCGCCAAACGCCCATTGATCTATGCCGGCGGCGGCGTGATCGCTTCCGGTGCGGCCGATGCACTGAAGCGTTTCGTCGATACGTTCGGCTTTCCCGTCACCACCACCTTGATGGCGTTGGGTGCTTACGACACCACCGAGCCGTTGGCCCTGCACATGCTGGGCATGCACGGCACCGCGTATGCCAACTATGCGGTGGAGGACTGTGATTTTCTTTTTGCGCTCGGCGCGCGCTTTGACGATCGCGTCGCCGGTGTCCCCGACCAGTTTGCGCCACGTGCACGCACGGTGGCACAGATCGATATCGACCCGGCCGAAATCGGCAAGGTCAAGGCCGTCGACTGGCGGCATATCGGCGACCTGCGCAGCTCGCTGCATCGGCTCTGCGACTACGGCCAAACACATGGCCTGCATCGTGACAGCGCGACACGTTATGCGCCCTGGCACGCGCACATTGCCGAGCTGAAGCAGATCCATGCCCTGGGCTATGACCGCGACAGCTCCCTCGTGCAACCCTATGCGGTGATCGAGGAGATCAACCGCCATACGCAGGGCCGCGCCATCATCAGTACCGGCGTCGGCCAGCACCAGATGTGGTCGGCGCAGTACTTCGATTTCCGTGAGCCGCGTCACTGGCTCAGCTCCGGCTCGATGGGCACGATGGGTTTTGGCCTTCCCGCCGCCATCGGCGCGCAGTTCGCGCGGCGCGACAGCATCGTGATCGATATCGACGGCGATGCCAGCATCCGCATGAATCTCGGCGAGCTGGAAACCGTGACCACCTACGGACTGCCGGTCAAGATTGTCGTGCTGAACAACTTTGGCGACGGCATGGTGCGGCAATGGCAGAAGCTGTTTTTCAAGGGTCGCTTTGCCTCGTCGGACAAGAGCCTGCATCGCAAGGACTTCATCAAGGCGGCGCAAGCCGATGGCTTCGAATGGGCCAAACGACTGGAGCGTCCCGAAGAGGTCGCCGACATGGTCGCCGAGTTCATCGCCTTCCCCGGGCCAGCTTTCCTGGAGGTGCTGATCGATCCGGATGCCGGCGTGTATCCGATGGTCGGCCCTGGTGCCAGCTACGCGCAGATGATTACCGGCGACTTTATCGCTGCGCGCGACAGTGCAGCCGCGCACGCCTCCACGACCGACATGTTCTGA
- the ilvC gene encoding ketol-acid reductoisomerase translates to MSQPAATTDQLANARIAVLGYGSQGRAHALNLRDSGLDVVVGLRKGGPSWERARAEGFNVAEPGDAVRDADLVAVLTPDMTQPAIYRDAIAPNIKAGAALLFAHGFNVHFKQIDPRKDIDVVLVAPKGPGALVRREYEIGRGVPCLFAVEQDATGQAEAKAKAYAAGIGGGRALLIETDFKEETETDLFGEQAVLCGGASELVIKGFETLVEAGYKPEIAYYEVMHELKLIVDLFYEGGLKRMLEFVSETAQYGDYVSGPRVVDEETKQRMKAVLTDIQDGTFARNWIAEYQAGLPNYKRLKQADLDHPIEQVGAKLRARMPWLNAGAAQPAAAEPLKKAG, encoded by the coding sequence ATGAGCCAACCCGCCGCTACTACCGACCAACTTGCCAATGCCCGCATCGCTGTCCTGGGCTATGGCAGCCAGGGCCGCGCGCATGCGCTGAACCTGCGCGACTCCGGCCTCGACGTCGTCGTCGGCCTGCGCAAGGGAGGCCCGTCCTGGGAGCGCGCGCGCGCCGAAGGCTTCAACGTGGCCGAGCCCGGCGATGCCGTGCGCGATGCCGACCTGGTTGCAGTGCTGACGCCAGACATGACTCAGCCGGCGATCTATCGCGATGCCATCGCACCGAACATCAAGGCCGGCGCGGCGCTGCTGTTCGCGCACGGCTTCAACGTGCATTTCAAGCAGATCGATCCGCGCAAGGACATCGACGTCGTGCTGGTGGCGCCGAAAGGCCCGGGCGCACTGGTGCGCCGCGAGTACGAGATCGGCCGCGGCGTGCCCTGCCTGTTCGCCGTCGAGCAGGACGCCACCGGCCAAGCCGAAGCCAAGGCCAAGGCGTATGCCGCCGGCATCGGTGGCGGCCGCGCGCTGCTGATCGAAACCGACTTCAAGGAAGAGACCGAGACCGATCTGTTCGGTGAGCAGGCCGTGCTGTGCGGTGGCGCCAGCGAGCTGGTGATCAAGGGTTTCGAGACGCTGGTCGAAGCGGGCTACAAGCCGGAGATCGCGTATTACGAAGTGATGCACGAGCTGAAGCTGATCGTCGACCTGTTCTACGAAGGCGGCCTGAAGCGCATGCTCGAATTCGTCTCCGAAACCGCGCAGTACGGCGACTACGTCAGCGGCCCGCGCGTGGTCGATGAGGAAACCAAGCAGCGCATGAAGGCCGTGCTGACCGATATCCAGGACGGCACCTTTGCGCGCAACTGGATCGCCGAATACCAGGCCGGCCTGCCCAACTACAAGCGACTGAAGCAGGCAGATCTGGATCACCCGATCGAGCAGGTCGGCGCCAAGCTGCGTGCGCGCATGCCCTGGTTGAATGCGGGTGCGGCGCAGCCGGCGGCGGCCGAGCCGCTGAAGAAAGCAGGCTGA
- the ilvD gene encoding dihydroxy-acid dehydratase: MRSDLIKTGPDRAPARAMLRATGLDDEAIAKPLVAIVHTWSNVSPCNLNLRELAEHAAAGVRAAGGTPIEFNTIAVTDGIAMGTLGMRASLISREVITDSIELAVDGHCLDAMVVLCGCDKTIPAAAMALARLNIPGVALYGGTIAHGTHDNHPITIQQVFEAVGAHGAGKIDDAELTSVERDACPGAGACGGQFTANTMAMVLTTLGLSPMGFNDIPATHPAKAQAAFRSGELAMECLREQRTPRELITVTAMRNAARMVAATAGSTNAVLHLLAIAREAGVPWTLEDFEPASRDTPVIADLLPGGRYTAVELFGAGGSARVAQELIAAGMLDDAPTVTGRSLFDEASAAPRAEAQDVVHPTTQPLKPRGGYSILYGNLAPEGCILKLAGKGAGHFDGRARVFESEEQAFAAVQSGNIVKGDVIVIRNEGPAGGPGMREMLGVTAALIGRGLGDDVALITDGRFSGATHGYMVGHIAPEAVRGGPIALLQEGDRIRIDAGTREISTDADLAERRKHWRAPAPKVTRGALAKYARLVSSASDGAVTRAFDNDTNDSNAASTATHTTTSNPALTGAIA; encoded by the coding sequence ATGCGCAGTGATCTCATCAAGACCGGCCCCGACCGCGCGCCCGCACGCGCGATGTTGCGCGCCACCGGGCTGGACGACGAAGCCATCGCCAAGCCGCTGGTGGCGATCGTGCATACCTGGTCCAACGTCAGCCCTTGCAACCTCAACCTGCGCGAACTGGCCGAGCATGCCGCTGCCGGTGTACGCGCGGCCGGCGGCACGCCCATCGAGTTCAATACGATCGCGGTGACTGACGGCATCGCCATGGGCACGCTGGGTATGCGTGCCTCGCTGATCAGCCGCGAGGTGATCACCGATTCGATCGAGCTGGCTGTCGACGGCCACTGTCTCGACGCGATGGTGGTGCTGTGTGGTTGCGACAAGACCATTCCCGCCGCGGCCATGGCGCTGGCACGTCTGAATATCCCCGGTGTCGCGCTTTACGGCGGCACCATCGCGCATGGCACCCACGACAATCATCCGATCACCATCCAGCAGGTATTCGAAGCGGTCGGCGCACATGGCGCCGGCAAGATCGACGATGCCGAACTGACCTCGGTCGAACGCGATGCCTGCCCGGGCGCCGGCGCCTGCGGTGGCCAGTTCACCGCCAATACCATGGCGATGGTGCTGACCACGCTGGGCCTGTCGCCGATGGGCTTCAACGATATCCCCGCGACGCACCCGGCCAAGGCCCAGGCCGCCTTTCGCAGCGGCGAGCTGGCGATGGAATGCCTGCGCGAGCAGCGCACCCCGCGCGAACTGATCACTGTCACGGCGATGCGCAACGCCGCACGCATGGTTGCGGCGACGGCGGGTTCGACCAACGCCGTGCTGCATCTGCTGGCGATCGCACGCGAAGCCGGTGTGCCGTGGACACTGGAAGATTTCGAGCCCGCATCCAGGGACACCCCGGTCATTGCCGATCTGCTGCCCGGCGGTCGCTACACCGCGGTGGAACTGTTCGGTGCCGGTGGCAGCGCGCGCGTAGCCCAAGAACTGATTGCAGCGGGCATGCTCGACGATGCGCCCACCGTGACCGGGCGCAGCCTGTTCGACGAGGCCAGCGCCGCGCCCCGCGCCGAGGCACAGGACGTCGTGCACCCGACCACGCAGCCGCTGAAACCGCGCGGCGGCTATTCGATCCTCTACGGCAATCTCGCACCTGAGGGCTGCATTCTCAAACTCGCCGGCAAGGGCGCGGGTCACTTCGACGGCCGTGCCCGCGTGTTCGAAAGCGAAGAACAAGCCTTCGCCGCGGTGCAGTCCGGCAACATCGTCAAGGGCGATGTAATCGTGATCCGCAACGAAGGACCTGCCGGTGGCCCCGGTATGCGCGAGATGCTCGGCGTCACTGCCGCCTTGATCGGACGCGGTCTGGGCGACGATGTCGCGCTGATCACCGACGGCCGCTTCTCCGGCGCGACGCACGGCTACATGGTCGGCCATATCGCGCCGGAAGCCGTTCGTGGCGGCCCGATTGCCTTGCTGCAGGAAGGCGACCGCATCCGTATCGATGCCGGCACGCGCGAGATCTCGACCGATGCCGACCTGGCCGAACGCCGCAAGCATTGGCGTGCACCCGCACCCAAGGTCACGCGCGGCGCACTCGCCAAGTACGCGCGTCTGGTCAGTTCCGCTTCCGATGGCGCGGTCACGCGCGCTTTCGACAACGACACCAACGATTCCAACGCTGCTTCGACTGCCACCCACACCACCACTTCCAACCCTGCCCTGACTGGAGCTATCGCATGA
- the leuB gene encoding 3-isopropylmalate dehydrogenase: protein MKAHIVTLPGDGVGPEVTAAAVAVLHAVAEHFGHEFTFEEHAIGGCAIDAHGEPLPKASLEACKKADAVLLGAVGGPKWSDPNAPVRPEQGLLALRAALGVYANLRPLQVHPALARLSPLKEEKLKHVDVLFVRELTGGAYFGAKTRTADTATDECKYTVAEIERVTRRAFDLARQRRRHVTSVDKANVLETSRLWRSTVQRIAAEYPDVKLEHQLVDSMAMLLLTQPGRYDVVVTENLFGDILTDEAAALAGSLGLLPSASLGDGFNGLYEPIHGSAPDIAGQNVANPTGAILSVALLLRHSLELEEEANAVEAAIDEVLRDGPHTRDIGGTAGTAEVQAAVLTALEEHASNSAAFFSGARACG, encoded by the coding sequence ATGAAAGCGCATATCGTTACCCTGCCCGGCGACGGCGTCGGTCCCGAAGTCACCGCGGCCGCGGTTGCCGTGCTGCATGCGGTCGCCGAGCACTTCGGCCATGAATTCACCTTCGAAGAGCATGCGATCGGCGGCTGCGCCATCGACGCGCACGGCGAACCGTTGCCGAAAGCCTCGTTGGAAGCCTGCAAGAAGGCCGACGCGGTTCTGCTCGGCGCCGTCGGCGGCCCCAAGTGGTCCGATCCGAATGCGCCGGTTCGGCCCGAGCAAGGCTTGTTGGCACTGCGCGCGGCACTGGGCGTCTACGCCAACCTGCGTCCGCTGCAGGTGCATCCGGCCCTGGCCAGGCTGTCGCCGCTGAAAGAAGAAAAGCTCAAGCATGTCGACGTGCTGTTCGTCCGCGAACTCACCGGCGGTGCCTATTTCGGCGCGAAGACGCGTACCGCCGACACGGCCACAGACGAGTGCAAGTACACCGTCGCCGAAATCGAGCGCGTCACGCGCCGCGCGTTCGATCTGGCTCGCCAGCGCCGCCGCCACGTTACCTCGGTGGACAAGGCCAACGTACTGGAAACCTCGCGCTTGTGGCGCAGCACCGTGCAGCGCATCGCGGCCGAGTATCCGGACGTGAAGCTGGAACACCAGCTGGTCGATTCGATGGCCATGCTGTTGCTGACCCAGCCCGGCCGCTACGACGTCGTCGTCACCGAAAACCTGTTCGGCGACATCCTGACCGACGAAGCGGCGGCACTGGCCGGTTCGCTGGGCCTGCTGCCTTCGGCATCGCTGGGCGATGGATTCAACGGCCTGTACGAGCCGATCCACGGTTCCGCACCGGATATCGCGGGCCAGAATGTCGCCAACCCCACCGGCGCCATTCTGTCTGTCGCCTTGTTGCTGCGCCACTCGCTGGAGCTGGAAGAGGAAGCCAATGCGGTGGAAGCGGCGATCGACGAAGTACTGCGCGATGGCCCGCATACCCGCGATATCGGCGGCACCGCCGGTACCGCTGAAGTGCAGGCAGCGGTGCTGACCGCCCTGGAAGAACACGCAAGCAATTCGGCGGCGTTCTTCTCCGGCGCGCGAGCCTGCGGCTAA
- the leuD gene encoding 3-isopropylmalate dehydratase small subunit has protein sequence MKPVTRIHSRTAVLPDENIDTDRIIPARFLTTTERAGLGKLCFNDWRYQADGSDNPAFPLNRPEAKGCSIIVAGRNFGCGSSREHAPWALLDYGINAVICSEIADIFRNNALKNGLLAIVIDEAEHRWLLEHPGVELIIDVREQYIALPDGGRIGFQLEPFARHCLLNGVDQLGYLLQNHDAITRYEHTTQARQEAA, from the coding sequence ATGAAACCCGTGACCCGCATCCACTCGCGCACCGCCGTCCTGCCCGATGAAAACATCGATACCGATCGCATCATTCCCGCGCGCTTTCTGACCACCACCGAACGCGCAGGCCTGGGCAAGCTGTGTTTCAACGATTGGCGCTACCAGGCCGATGGCAGCGATAACCCTGCGTTCCCGCTGAATCGCCCCGAAGCCAAGGGCTGCTCGATCATCGTCGCCGGACGCAACTTCGGCTGCGGCTCCTCGCGCGAGCACGCGCCTTGGGCCCTGCTCGACTACGGCATCAACGCGGTGATCTGCAGCGAGATCGCGGACATCTTCCGCAACAACGCGCTGAAGAACGGCTTGCTCGCCATCGTCATCGACGAGGCCGAACATCGCTGGCTGCTGGAGCACCCGGGCGTCGAATTGATTATCGACGTGCGCGAGCAATACATCGCGCTGCCCGACGGTGGCCGCATCGGCTTTCAGCTCGAACCCTTCGCCCGTCATTGCCTGCTCAACGGTGTCGACCAGCTCGGCTACCTGCTGCAGAACCACGACGCCATCACCCGTTACGAACACACCACGCAAGCCCGCCAGGAGGCTGCATGA